A genome region from Macaca fascicularis isolate 582-1 chromosome 3, T2T-MFA8v1.1 includes the following:
- the LOC102127372 gene encoding serine protease 1, whose product MNPLLILTFVGAAVAAPFDDDDKIVGGYTCGKNSLPYQVSLNSGYHFCGGSLINNQWVVSAGHCYKTRIQVRLGEHNIEVLEGTEQFINAAKIIRHPNYNRNTLNNDILLIKLSSPAVINARVSTISLPTAPPAAGAKCLISGWGNTLSSGADYPDELQCLEAPVLTQAKCEASYPGRITSNMFCAGFLEGGKDSCQGDSGGPVVSNGQLQGIVSWGDGCAQKNKPGVYTKVYNYLTWIKNTIAANS is encoded by the exons ATGAATCCACTCCTGATCCTTACCTTTGTGGGAGCTGCTG TTGCTGCCCCCTTTGACGATGATGACAAGATCGTTGGGGGCTACACCTGTGGGAAGAATTCTCTCCCCTACCAGGTGTCCCTGAATTCTGGCTACCACTTCTGCGGTGGCTCCCTCATTAACAACCAGTGGGTGGTATCAGCAGGTCACTGCTACAAGAC CCGCATCCAGGTGAGACTGGGAGAGCACAACATCGAAGTCCTGGAGGGAACTGAGCAGTTCATCAATGCAGCCAAGATCATCCGCCACCCCAATTATAACAGGAATACTCTGAACAATGACATCCTGCTGATCAAGCTCTCCTCACCTGCCGTCATCAATGCCCGTGTGTCCACCATCTCTCTGCCCACCGCCCCTCCAGCTGCTGGCGCCAAGTGTCTCATCTCTGGCTGGGGCAACACTCTGAGCTCTGGTG CCGACTACCCAGATGAGCTGCAGTGCCTGGAAGCTCCTGTACTGACCCAGGCTAAGTGTGAAGCCTCCTACCCTGGAAGGATTACCAGCAACATGTTCTGTGCGGGCTTCCTTGAGGGAGGCAAGGATTCCTGCCAG GGTGACTCTGGTGGCCCTGTTGTCTCCAACGGACAGCTCCAAGGAATTGTCTCCTGGGGCGATGGCTGTGCCCAGAAGAACAAGCCTGGAGTCTACACCAAGGTCTACAACTATTTGACCTGGATTAAGAATACCATAGCTGCAAACAGCTAA
- the LOC102126989 gene encoding putative trypsin-6 — protein sequence MNPLLIFAFVGATVAAPFDDDDKIVGGYTCEENSLPYQVSLNSGSHFCGGSLINKQWVVSAAHCYKLSRIQVRLGEHNIKVLEGNEQFIHAAKIIRHPKYNNETLDNDIMLVKLSTPAIINARVSTISLPSALAAAGTECLISGWGNTLSFGADYPDELQCLDAPVLTQAKCEASYPGKITSNMFCVGFLEGGKDSCQRDSGGPVVCNGQLQGVVSWGYGCARKNRPGVYTKVYNYVDWIRDTIAANG from the exons ATGAATCCACTCCTGATCTTTGCCTTTGTGGGAGCTACTG TTGCTGCCCCCTTTGACGATGATGACAAGATCGTTGGGGGCTACACCTGTGAAGAGAATTCTCTCCCTTACCAAGTGTCGCTGAATTCTGGCTCCCACTTCTGCGGTGGCTCCCTCATTAACAAACAGTGGGTGGTGTCAGCAGCACACTGCTACAAGC TCAGCCGCATCCAGGTGAGACTGGGAGAGCACAATATCAAAGTCCTGGAGGGGAATGAGCAGTTCATCCATGCAGCCAAGATCATCCGCCACCCCAAATACAACAATGAGACTCTGGACAATGACATCATGCTGGTCAAACTCTCCACGCCTGCCATCATCAATGCCCGTGTGTCCACCAtctctctgccctctgcccttgcAGCCGCTGGCACTGAGTGCCTCATCTCTGGCTGGGGCAACACTCTGAGCTTTGGTG CCGACTACCCAGATGAGCTGCAGTGCCTGGATGCTCCTGTGCTGACCCAGGCTAAGTGTGAAGCTTCCTACCCTGGAAAGATTACCAGCAACATGTTCTGCGTGGGCTTCCTTGAGGGAGGCAAGGATTCCTGCCAG CGTGACTCTGGTGGCCCTGTGGTCTGCAATGGACAGCTCCAAGGAGTTGTCTCCTGGGGCTATGGCTGCGCCCGGAAGAATAGGCCTGGAGTCTACACCAAGGTCTACAACTATGTGGACTGGATTAGGGACACCATAGCAGCCAACGGCTAA